The Fluviispira sanaruensis sequence AAGGTATTGTTTTAAACTTAGAAGAAGACAATGTCGGTGTTGCTGTTTTTAACGGCAGCGAAACAATTACTGAAGGTATGCAGGTTCGTAGAACTGGAAAAGTAAATAGCGTTCCAGTTGGACCAGAGCTTCTTGGTCGCGTTGTCAATGCTCTTGGTGAACCAATTGATGGTTTAGGTGACTTAAACGCATCTGAAACTTCTGTAGTTGAAGTCAAAGCTCCTGGCATTATGGCTCGTAAAAGCGTTCATGAGCCTATGCAAACAGGCCTTAAATCCGTTGACTCTATGATTCCAATTGGACGTGGACAGCGTGAATTGATTATCGGAGACCGTCAAACTGGTAAAACTGCGATTGCAATCGATACAATTATCAACCAAAAAGGCAATGGCGTTAAATGTATTTACGTTGCCATTGGTCAAAAATACTCAACAATTGCTCAAATTGTTGAAAAACTTCGCCGTGCGGGCGCACTTGAATACACGACAATCGTAGTGGCCGGTGCTTCTGAAGCTGCGACACTTCAATACATGGCTCCATACACTGGATGCACTATTGGTGAATACTTTAGAGATCGTGGTCAGCATGCGGTTATTTTCTATGATGACTTAACAAAACATGCACAAGCGTATCGTGAACTTTCCCTTCTTCTTCGTAGACCACCAGGACGCGAAGCATATCCTGGGGACGTTTTTTATCTACACAGCCGCCTTCTTGAACGTGCGTGTAAATTAAATGATGAACTTGGCGCTGGAAGTTTAACTGCATTTCCTATTATCGAAACGCAAGCAAACGACATTTCCGCATATATTCCAACAAACGTAATCTCGATTACGGACGGGCAAATCTTCTTAGAAGCAGACTTGTTCAATGCCGGTATGCGTCCAGCAGTAAATGCGGGTCTTTCCGTGTCTCGTGTGGGTGGTGCTGCGCAAACAGGTGCTATGAAACAAGTTGCTGGTAACATGCGTCTTGAGCTCGCTCAATATCGTGAACTTGCTGCATTTGCGCAGTTTGGTTCCGATCTCGATGCCGCAACTCGTAAACAGATTAACCGTGGACAACGTTTGACTGAATTGCTTAAGCAAGCTCAGTACTCTCCATTATCTGTGGAAAAACAAGTGCTTACTATTTTTGCTGCAATCAATGGATTCCTTGACAATATTGAGGTGCGTCATGTCCGCACTTATGAACGCCAAATGTTGAATTACTTTGAAGCTGCTCATCCTAAAATCATGGCTGAAATTGCTACAGGTAAGAAATTGAGTAACGAACTTCAAGCAGAGATTAAAATAGCTCTCGATGACTTCGCAAAGAGGTTTGAACCAAATGCCAGCAAATCTTAAGGACCTTCGCAATAGAATTAAAAGTGTTAAAAGCACTCAGCAAATTACAAAAGCAATGAAGCTTGTTTCTGCTGCTAAGTTTGGACGTGCACAACACAATGTTGTGAATGCTCGTCCTTACGCTCTTTCTCTTGCGCAGCTCACAGCAAAACTTGCAGGTTTAGTGAGTGGGGGTAGCAATCACCCGCTTATGAATGAAGTTTCTAGCAAGGTTGCTGCAGTGCTGATCATTTCTTCGGAAAGAGGTTTGTGCGGTGGATACAACTCGAACGTTTCTAAACAAGCTATAAGAACGATTGAAGCTCTTGAAGCCGAAGGGTTCAAAGTTACTGCTATTTGTATTGGAAAAAAGGCTTTTCAAACTTTAAACAGAAGAAGAAGAGTTGTCTTAAAAAAGAAAGACGATGCTAATTATCTTTCTGAAAATGATTATGTAGCAAACGCAAGTGCGCTCATATCGGATTCAGACTTAGTTTCTATTACAACTCCATTTGATAAGCCAACAAATGCGATGGCAACACGTTTGTCAGAAGCATTTGCTAAATTGTATACAGAAGAAAAAATAGGAAAGTTTGTTATTGTTTATAATAAGTTCCAGTCTGCAATGTCTCAAATTCCGACTGCTGATACTGTATTGCCTCTCCATGTTGGACCCGCTTCTGTTGAAGCGGAACCTATTTTTGAGCCAGAAATTGATGAGCTACTTGAGCACGTAATTCCTCGCTATATGACATCTAGACTGTTTCAAACACTTCTTGAGTCTGTCGCAAGTGAACAAGGCGCTCGAATGACTGCAATGGACAATGCAACTCGTAATGCGAAGGAAATGGAGCGTAAGCTACAAATTACTTACCAACGAGCTCGTCAAGCGGCAATTACAAACGAACTTATTGAAATTATCAGCGGTGCTGAGGCATTGTAAAATTAAAAATTTGGAGCTTTTTATGTCTGAATTAGGGAAAATTATTCAAGTTATGGGACCTGTTGTCGATGTGCAATTTTCACAAGGCAATCTTCCTGAGATTTTTCACGCATTACGTACAACAAATACATCTATCAACTCTTC is a genomic window containing:
- the atpA gene encoding F0F1 ATP synthase subunit alpha — its product is MEHIRVDEISQLLKQKIQAFGQKAEVSETGTVVSIADGMARIYGLEKALISELVQFDNGVKGIVLNLEEDNVGVAVFNGSETITEGMQVRRTGKVNSVPVGPELLGRVVNALGEPIDGLGDLNASETSVVEVKAPGIMARKSVHEPMQTGLKSVDSMIPIGRGQRELIIGDRQTGKTAIAIDTIINQKGNGVKCIYVAIGQKYSTIAQIVEKLRRAGALEYTTIVVAGASEAATLQYMAPYTGCTIGEYFRDRGQHAVIFYDDLTKHAQAYRELSLLLRRPPGREAYPGDVFYLHSRLLERACKLNDELGAGSLTAFPIIETQANDISAYIPTNVISITDGQIFLEADLFNAGMRPAVNAGLSVSRVGGAAQTGAMKQVAGNMRLELAQYRELAAFAQFGSDLDAATRKQINRGQRLTELLKQAQYSPLSVEKQVLTIFAAINGFLDNIEVRHVRTYERQMLNYFEAAHPKIMAEIATGKKLSNELQAEIKIALDDFAKRFEPNASKS
- the atpG gene encoding ATP synthase F1 subunit gamma, producing the protein MPANLKDLRNRIKSVKSTQQITKAMKLVSAAKFGRAQHNVVNARPYALSLAQLTAKLAGLVSGGSNHPLMNEVSSKVAAVLIISSERGLCGGYNSNVSKQAIRTIEALEAEGFKVTAICIGKKAFQTLNRRRRVVLKKKDDANYLSENDYVANASALISDSDLVSITTPFDKPTNAMATRLSEAFAKLYTEEKIGKFVIVYNKFQSAMSQIPTADTVLPLHVGPASVEAEPIFEPEIDELLEHVIPRYMTSRLFQTLLESVASEQGARMTAMDNATRNAKEMERKLQITYQRARQAAITNELIEIISGAEAL